The following are from one region of the Candidatus Margulisiibacteriota bacterium genome:
- a CDS encoding glycosyltransferase family 39 protein — translation MLKRNFNYWIVLSLLGLSIFFVFLHGNSFNAPFERDEGHYAYGAWLMTKGMTPYVDTFEQKPPMIFYPYLLSIMISPDDFWPPRLVAAISLILTLILLGLTIGREYGGRAGWITVWLALPMIMFPILRPFAANTEKFLILPLVGTLAIYVFFRDKNTGQPWFWAGFCGMIAILYKQIAIVPVLFIFSAWFFENRKRSTVGLLFALGGSAAAFLLFTGYFLWRGALPMFWEQLIVFNRYYALSFGGWNLPRAGEYFHQYLSSWPLVFYLLVWFLVDRPGRWWFYLGLMIVTWLTIFNAPYDHYFIMLMPFWAIVIAVALDSLAAKTTEMAKKPEWVGATAFALGFLLIFSMIWPVRNYYRLPANDLVTQLYHPLNPFVEAPIVARRVAQLSRPDDRVFIAGSEPEIMYYAKRFSSSRFGGMYGLMMAHPKALAYQKELIGSLEKYPPKLIVFVRSNFSWLREEKSPTLILDYTTKLLREHYEVIGGYVQRDEAAYWEEPLKIENGTSCSLLLFRRKDK, via the coding sequence GTGTTGAAAAGAAACTTCAATTATTGGATCGTTTTATCCCTTCTTGGTTTAAGCATTTTTTTTGTATTTCTGCACGGGAATAGTTTTAACGCCCCTTTTGAGCGTGATGAAGGGCATTACGCTTACGGGGCCTGGCTGATGACCAAGGGTATGACGCCCTACGTAGACACTTTTGAACAAAAACCCCCAATGATCTTTTATCCTTATCTTCTGTCAATAATGATCAGCCCTGACGACTTTTGGCCTCCACGATTGGTGGCGGCCATATCTTTGATCTTAACGCTTATTTTACTCGGACTTACTATTGGCCGCGAGTATGGCGGGAGAGCGGGGTGGATCACGGTTTGGTTGGCGCTGCCCATGATCATGTTCCCCATCCTCCGGCCATTTGCCGCCAATACCGAGAAATTTTTGATCCTTCCGCTGGTTGGTACTCTGGCGATCTATGTTTTTTTTAGGGATAAAAACACCGGACAACCGTGGTTCTGGGCCGGATTTTGCGGGATGATAGCTATTCTTTATAAGCAGATCGCTATTGTGCCGGTCCTTTTTATCTTCAGTGCCTGGTTTTTTGAAAACAGGAAAAGATCGACCGTCGGACTTCTTTTTGCTCTGGGCGGCTCGGCGGCCGCGTTCCTCCTGTTTACCGGTTATTTCCTTTGGCGCGGCGCGCTCCCGATGTTCTGGGAGCAACTTATCGTCTTCAATAGATATTACGCCTTGTCTTTTGGCGGGTGGAATCTTCCCCGGGCGGGCGAGTATTTCCATCAATATCTATCTTCCTGGCCGCTGGTCTTTTATCTGCTGGTCTGGTTTTTAGTGGACCGGCCCGGCCGCTGGTGGTTTTATCTTGGGTTGATGATCGTTACCTGGTTAACAATATTCAACGCGCCATACGACCATTACTTCATCATGCTGATGCCATTCTGGGCGATCGTGATCGCGGTCGCTCTGGACTCTCTGGCGGCAAAAACAACGGAAATGGCTAAAAAACCGGAGTGGGTTGGGGCGACGGCATTTGCCTTGGGTTTTTTGTTGATATTTTCGATGATCTGGCCGGTGCGGAACTATTATCGGCTGCCGGCGAACGACCTGGTTACGCAGTTGTACCATCCGCTCAATCCGTTCGTTGAAGCGCCAATTGTCGCGCGGCGCGTAGCCCAGCTTTCGCGGCCGGATGACCGGGTCTTTATTGCCGGCAGCGAGCCAGAGATCATGTATTACGCCAAGCGGTTTTCGTCCAGCAGGTTTGGCGGGATGTACGGCCTGATGATGGCGCATCCAAAAGCGTTGGCCTATCAAAAGGAACTGATCGGCTCTCTGGAAAAATATCCGCCCAAATTGATCGTCTTTGTCCGTTCGAATTTCAGCTGGCTTAGGGAAGAGAAGAGCCCTACTTTGATCTTAGACTATACTACAAAATTGTTAAGAGAGCATTATGAAGTGATCGGCGGCTATGTCCAACGTGATGAAGCCGCTTACTGGGAAGAACCGCTAAAGATCGAAAACGGAACTTCTTGCAGCTTGCTACTTTTCAGGAGGAAGGATAAATGA
- a CDS encoding tetratricopeptide repeat protein: MSNDIFLKGSRPYLWIIGIGFLLYAQTLLFGFTNFDDDALIQNNYSTLHSFSKITQVFREDVFHNDPDSPHYYYRPMLILSFMLDAQLGGISPFRFHLTNILLHLLAACLLFVFLKKLKYKRALSLFLSLIFTVHPALTQAVAWVPGRNDSLLAVFALLAFISFLDFKETKKWSACLLHFLFFVLALFTKETAMMLPLLCLAYIYLIMKGKLFSANNLGLISGWLVVFAFWFSLRLAAVKTAIPLADVVRSSYLSLPAVLPYLGKIFFPFNLSAIPLLRDMTFDCGIAAFLFILNALIFTKERRNNFVAFGILWFLLFLLPSFICKGPSGEIIILIEHRIYLSLIGLCIVLLETDLLKRLDLTNMRSFLAGLQFILFFSLIAFNHSVIFKNGTGFWENVVRNSPHMTIAHWKLANHYARAGLADKAEIEYKRAIELNYWLRLAHNNLGCIYKEQNRLKEAKAEFEIEIKINPASNFAYINLGNIYYDRKNYKQAIYYYDEAIKRGGQVSPKILSAVQPYRK, encoded by the coding sequence ATGTCAAACGACATATTTTTGAAAGGGTCCCGCCCCTATCTGTGGATCATCGGAATTGGTTTCCTGCTTTACGCTCAAACCTTATTATTTGGTTTTACTAATTTTGATGATGACGCGCTGATCCAGAACAACTATTCCACGCTGCACAGTTTTTCGAAAATTACCCAGGTTTTCAGGGAAGATGTTTTTCATAATGATCCTGATTCCCCGCATTATTATTACCGGCCGATGCTAATCCTGTCTTTTATGCTTGACGCACAGCTGGGTGGCATTTCTCCTTTCAGGTTTCACCTGACGAACATCCTGCTGCATTTATTGGCCGCCTGTCTCCTATTCGTGTTCTTGAAAAAGCTTAAGTATAAAAGGGCTCTTTCATTATTCCTCTCCCTGATCTTTACCGTTCATCCGGCCCTCACCCAGGCCGTGGCCTGGGTCCCGGGCAGGAACGATTCTCTGCTGGCTGTTTTTGCTCTTTTGGCTTTCATCTCCTTCCTGGATTTTAAGGAAACCAAAAAGTGGTCCGCCTGCCTTCTCCACTTCTTATTTTTTGTTCTGGCCTTGTTCACCAAGGAAACTGCCATGATGTTGCCCCTGTTATGCCTGGCTTATATCTATCTAATTATGAAAGGAAAACTTTTCTCCGCCAATAACCTTGGCTTGATATCCGGCTGGCTGGTCGTTTTTGCTTTTTGGTTCTCCCTGAGACTGGCGGCAGTCAAAACGGCCATACCTCTGGCCGATGTGGTGAGGTCATCATACTTAAGCCTGCCCGCTGTTCTCCCCTACCTTGGCAAGATATTCTTCCCGTTCAATCTGTCTGCCATACCGCTTTTAAGGGACATGACCTTTGATTGCGGTATAGCGGCCTTCCTTTTCATCCTCAATGCCCTGATCTTTACTAAAGAAAGGCGGAACAACTTCGTTGCTTTTGGGATATTATGGTTCTTGTTGTTTTTGCTGCCCAGCTTTATTTGTAAAGGACCGTCCGGGGAGATCATAATTCTCATTGAACACAGGATCTATTTGTCGCTGATCGGATTATGCATTGTGTTATTAGAGACCGACCTGCTAAAACGCCTGGACCTGACAAATATGAGGTCTTTCCTGGCAGGCCTTCAATTTATTTTGTTTTTTTCCCTTATCGCTTTCAACCACAGCGTTATTTTCAAGAACGGGACCGGTTTTTGGGAAAATGTCGTCAGAAACTCCCCGCACATGACGATCGCTCATTGGAAACTGGCTAATCATTATGCGCGAGCCGGACTGGCGGACAAGGCCGAGATCGAATACAAAAGAGCCATTGAACTAAACTATTGGCTGAGATTGGCTCATAATAATTTAGGCTGTATTTATAAAGAACAAAACCGGTTAAAAGAGGCCAAAGCGGAATTCGAAATAGAAATAAAAATCAATCCTGCTTCTAATTTTGCCTATATTAATCTTGGCAATATTTATTATGATAGAAAAAACTACAAACAGGCCATTTATTACTATGACGAAGCTATTAAAAGAGGCGGTCAGGTTAGCCCCAAAATTTTGAGCGCAGTGCAGCCCTACCGGAAATGA